One region of candidate division WOR-3 bacterium genomic DNA includes:
- a CDS encoding DPP IV N-terminal domain-containing protein: MKNLLLSVLLVAEVALAQDVYLRLTDHGGGKINLVVEPFTSKESPSRDETARQVTVVEDVLKKDLEYSLYFDIFTDTTFLAENAEGVILKAASEKDKINVRLEDFDSREKIGERTYEVETDGRQTAHRIADDVINILTGEKGICRTRVLFSYKTTAGKEIGLIDYDGFNFTHVTSNGNINLFPSWASDGKRMLFSTYTEDRLKIYIYDFTEKKMTSLSSFKGLNFAPCWSPDGTKICMSLSKDGNAELYLLDLNTRKMNRLTNNSAIDTSPTFSPNSREIAFVSDRSGNPQVYVMDTHGGNVRRLTYHGNYNTSPAWSPRGDIIAYVSREKDNSQQIYVTDPTDFSPFRLTYLGNSEEPGWSPDGLHIVFTSNRTGRYELYTMNWDGSRLRKLTNGITANAPDWSPISE; the protein is encoded by the coding sequence GTGAAAAATTTACTCCTCTCAGTACTGCTTGTCGCCGAAGTGGCACTTGCGCAGGACGTTTATCTTCGATTGACCGACCACGGCGGCGGCAAGATCAATCTTGTCGTCGAACCATTCACATCAAAGGAATCGCCGTCACGCGACGAAACCGCGCGGCAGGTAACAGTCGTCGAGGACGTTCTCAAGAAAGACCTCGAATATTCACTGTACTTCGACATCTTCACCGATACTACATTTCTGGCAGAAAACGCCGAGGGAGTAATACTGAAGGCCGCGTCCGAAAAAGACAAAATCAATGTTCGGCTCGAGGATTTTGATTCCCGTGAGAAAATTGGAGAGCGGACATATGAGGTCGAAACCGATGGGAGACAAACAGCCCACCGCATAGCCGACGATGTGATCAACATCTTGACCGGAGAGAAAGGTATTTGCAGAACAAGGGTTCTCTTTTCATACAAGACAACTGCCGGCAAGGAGATCGGTCTGATCGATTACGACGGGTTCAATTTCACGCATGTCACGAGTAACGGCAACATCAACCTTTTCCCTTCATGGGCTTCAGATGGCAAGCGCATGCTTTTTTCAACCTACACCGAAGACCGTTTGAAGATCTATATCTATGATTTCACAGAGAAAAAAATGACTTCCCTGTCTTCTTTCAAGGGGCTGAATTTTGCTCCCTGCTGGTCCCCCGATGGTACGAAGATATGCATGAGTTTATCAAAAGACGGCAATGCGGAATTGTATCTGCTCGACCTCAACACAAGAAAAATGAACCGCCTGACGAACAACTCGGCGATCGACACTTCACCCACTTTTTCACCGAACAGCCGGGAGATCGCCTTCGTGTCCGACCGTTCTGGCAACCCTCAGGTCTATGTAATGGACACCCACGGAGGCAATGTCCGGCGTCTCACGTATCATGGTAATTATAACACATCGCCGGCCTGGTCGCCGCGCGGTGATATTATCGCCTATGTTTCCAGGGAAAAGGATAATTCTCAACAAATCTACGTTACCGACCCAACGGACTTCAGCCCGTTTCGGCTAACGTATCTGGGCAATAGCGAAGAACCGGGGTGGTCCCCGGACGGTCTTCACATCGTCTTCACATCCAACCGAACCGGCCGGTATGAATTGTATACGATGAACTGGGACGGTTCGCGACTGCGTAAACTGACGAACGGTATTACGGCCAACGCACCGGACTGGTCTCCGATCTCTGAATAA
- a CDS encoding TonB C-terminal domain-containing protein translates to MNRFHILSVVLHILIFAAIFISGRAHFRPIPQLEVYKVSLAPLPQPKVIAPEEVPEEKEEVIQEEKQEEKAPPKEEEKKPQPAKKPVEEKAKEVVKKGLPDIKPKIYTGSGRGFTYSYYLNILLNKISKNWHNPFRDQDVILKSIVYFEVDKNGNIYSIRIEEDSGNDIYNETAMRAVVVTKSLPPLPDEFADDYLKVHLEFLTAK, encoded by the coding sequence ATGAACCGCTTCCACATTTTGTCCGTCGTGCTTCACATTCTGATCTTCGCGGCGATCTTTATTTCGGGCCGTGCCCATTTTAGGCCGATACCCCAACTCGAAGTCTATAAAGTCAGTCTTGCCCCTCTACCCCAGCCGAAAGTAATCGCTCCCGAAGAGGTTCCAGAGGAAAAGGAAGAAGTTATACAAGAAGAGAAGCAGGAAGAGAAAGCGCCGCCAAAGGAAGAAGAGAAAAAACCCCAACCTGCTAAGAAGCCTGTCGAAGAAAAAGCCAAGGAAGTGGTCAAAAAAGGATTGCCAGACATAAAACCGAAGATCTATACTGGGAGCGGACGGGGCTTTACCTATTCATATTACCTGAATATCCTGCTCAACAAGATAAGCAAGAACTGGCATAACCCGTTCCGCGACCAGGATGTCATCTTGAAGAGCATAGTGTACTTTGAGGTCGATAAGAACGGCAACATATACAGCATTCGTATAGAAGAAGATTCCGGCAATGACATATACAACGAAACGGCCATGCGCGCCGTTGTCGTCACGAAATCGCTGCCACCCCTGCCCGATGAATTTGCAGATGACTACCTGAAAGTACATCTGGAATTTCTGACCGCAAAGTGA